In the genome of Lathyrus oleraceus cultivar Zhongwan6 chromosome 4, CAAS_Psat_ZW6_1.0, whole genome shotgun sequence, the window TTCAACGTCTCATCAAACATTATAATTAAAAACCCAAAAATATATTTTTCCTTGCACAAAACTACATccattttcttttcatttttgCACATTTTATCACTAGAAGAAAACAGTTAACGTAAGTTAACTTTCAATCGCaaatttaactaaaaggttcctgttgagtagaacggatgtgaggggtgctaataacttccccttacgtaatctactctcgaacccgaatttggttgcgacgaccatcttctatttttttaaaggggttttatcgatatttttcctttcctcttttggaataaataaagttcgatggcgactctgtttgaATCACTTTTCCCCGAGCGCACGAAAGATCATATTTTTCGAAATGTGACACATGTGTTACCTAGATGAAAGAAGGTTACATCAAAAGTGACATAACCAAGCACATCCCTCCAAAGTTCTTCTCATTCACACAAGAACTCGAAAGAAATAAAGAGGTTGATATTCAATATATTCGTTCAAGTGATAATATGACAGATCTCTTCACAAAGGCACTTCCTACATCCGTTTTCAAGAAGCATGTGCAAAATATTGAAACGTGTCACCTTCAAGATCTTAAAATGTGTTCTattgagggggggggggggggggcatCATACATCATATTATACTCTTTTTCGCTTATTAAGGTTTTTatccaaatgaattttttctaATAAGGTTTTTAACAAGGCAACATGTGTTCCCATAAGATTCCCCTTGATAAGACATTAATGAAGCACCATGATACATATTTTAAAGGGGGGAgtattataataataataataataataataataataataataataataataatattaataataataataataataataagaaaattatttattattatttagaAATATCTATCTTGATGTCAAACTTAAAATAGTAATACTAATTATTGTATATGTGTAATATGTCATACTTCAAATAGTAAATATCAATTATTACATTAGTGTAATAACTATATTTCTAGTACTTCCTCCGTTTCATAAAAAATGTCTTATTTGAACAATTTACGGTTCTTAAGGAAATGATTGAATGTGTTGGTTTTGATGATAAAACTAATATCATTGACTAGAATACCCCTATTAATTGTAGTTAAAAGAGTGattggataaaataaaagttaataaATAGGGGTATGATAGTGTAAAAAAAATGTTGCATTGATACTATAAAAGGACAATTATTTTAAGACAGAGAAAAAATGCAAATGAGACACTTTTTGTGAGATAGATGAAGTATTATAAATACCCCTTTTGGTTAATGTTAAAATATACAACAAACAGTCGGTCCCACAAATACTTTCTCCGTCCCACAAACACTCCGTCCCACAAAAAGTGATTTAGTTGATCATTTGACATAAAttaagaaaaaataataaattaaagagagaatgatatttttattaaaataacaTTTATTAAATATTGAGAATGATAAAAGTAATACTGTATCTCATTTTATTTATAAGAGAAACTTGACTTTTTAAATTCATTGGATAATCAATATATACGGTAGAATTGTAAAAAAGtgaattaaaaattaaaattaattatttattttgaaacatttttttaataaattatttattataAGACGGGGATGATATTATATACATATATTAGTAACTTTTCACAAATATTAATATTCAAAAACGATTTTTCATTACATGTTGAAATCTTATTTTAATCAGTTTTTTTTCCTCAAAACTAATCAAATCTTACTCCTAAACACCCCTAATTAAAATTCTAAGAAAGGGTAGATTAAGCAAACAAGAAAAGGAAAAAttaataatttatattaatatataaaagaaaaatataattttggtgtagttttcttttctttcaaatataatttttaattttattttaaattttaactTCTCTTTTTCAGAAACGGCGGTTATACAACCGTTTATTAGTTTTTATATTATtatctttatttattttataaataaataaaaataaaataaaataaaataaaaatataatactatttatatatttttttagaATCAAAGCGGACAGACTTCTAGACGTTAGTAATAAGTAAAGCGAAAAGTCACaataaaaaaaatgaagaaaaaagaGTGTAAGAATATCGGTGTTGTTTTGGGACACCAATTGATGATAGTTGTGAATTTCAATTTACCTTCTTAACACAAAGATCTAATCAAGTCCACGGTCAGTATTTTCTCCTAAAATTCGATTCCGTGGTTTTTTATTAACCTTAAACCTTGTTTTATTACTCTTCAATTTTTCATTCTTCAACCTCTTAATCCTCTAATGGCTCTCTCTGCAACATTTATCACTCCTTCACCTTCAAGTTCTAACCTTTACGCCAAAATTCGAAAACCCTTTCTCTCTCACTCTGTATATCTTCTTAAACCCCTAAAGATCCGGGCTTCAGCTACCCTAAATTATTCCAATGTCGACAAATCTTCCCCATTgaaggttagaatttaattattttattttattttatgataaTTGCTTTTGTTTCATTAAATTCTGTCAAAATTATTGCCATTTCACTTAATTTTTAGTTGCAATTGTTTTTCATTTTATGATTCATAATTCAAAGGTGTATGCAAATTTCTGAGGTTTGTGTCAAAATTTGTTGAATCTTGCTTGATTTATATTCTATCAGACTAGCAAATGGCAGTGGAAATTCAAGGACAATTTAGTAAATATTTATTATGAGGAACATGTGAAGGAGAGTGAAGAGCCTTCACAAAATATCCTGATGATGCCAACCATTTCTGATGTTAGCACTGTTGAGGAATGGAGATTAGTGGCTCAAGACATTGCTCAACGGAATGGCAGTGTCAATTATCGCGCAACTATTGTTGATTGGCCTGGTCTAGGTTATTCTGATCGTCCGAAGATTGATTACAATGCTGATGTTTTGGAAAAATTTCTGGTTGATTTCGTTAATTCACCGGATGGTCCGGTAAAACAATCAGGTACTGTAATGGCAGTAGTGGCTGATGTTATATTCTGCAATAACTTCATTGTGCGGAGTTATATTTTTGCAACATCTTTTTACATAACCATAGTTAGATTGAAAATTGCAATTATTATTCATGGGTTTTTAAGAACGCTGACATAGAATTAATACTTGTTTATGTGGTTTTTGCAAAATTCTGCTATGTCTTTCGTGTACTTATGTTGTTGGTGTTAAACTAGACAATGATTTGGTGATTTTTGGAGGAGGACATGCTGCTTCAATAGTAATCCGTGCTGCGAAAAAGGGTCTCGTGAAGCCCAAAGCTATAGCTGCTGTTGCACCAACTTGGTCTGGTCCACTACCTATAGTGTTTGGTCGAGATTCTAGCATGGAAACAAGGTACTATATTGCTTCCCTTTTCAGCGGTCAAGTCTTTTTCCTCCGAGATTGATTAATGTATCATTGATTTCTATTTTCTTACTTATCGTCGCGTATATAACTTGTTTCTATTTGTTCTCCCTTTTCTTTAAACTCGACAGATATGGTTTTCTAAGAGGCACCTTAAAGGCCCCTGCAGTTGGTTGGATGATGTATAACATGCTTGTGAGCAATGAGAACGCAATCCAATCACAGTACAAATCCCACGTATACGCCAACCCTGATAATGTCACGCCAGCAATCGTTGAAAGCAGATACGCATTGACAAAACGGAAAGGAGCGCGTTACTTACCCGCAGCTTTCTTGACAGGGCTACTAGATCCTGTAACATCTCGCGAGGAGTTTCTTCAACTCTTTGCAGATTTGGAAGGAAAGATACCAGTGTTTGTTGTATCATCGAAAGGGTCTCCTAAAAGGTCTAAAGCCGAGATGGAAGCTCTTAAGGGAGCTAAAGGGGTGACCAAGTTTGTGGAAGTGCCTGGTGCTCTTCTTCCACAAGAGGAGTACCCTGCTGAAGTCGCGGAAGAGCTTTATCAATTCTTGCAACAGTATTTTGGATCTGTCGCTTGAAGTTCACACGTCGTGTGACACTTCTGTATGATGGCGGTGAAGGTTTCACGGGCATAAACACTAATTGAAGTAAGAAAGAAAGACAGAAATGTGACCAAGGGTATAGTGTGgtttatttgaatttttttaaagaAACTTTGGTATGTTATGAGTTTTATACACATGTTAAAATCATTTCCGAAAGGAATGTTGATTTGAACATAACTTCTAGTGAAAGTTAATGTTTCCACAAATTAGAGGCGACATGTTTCATTTGAGATGATTTTCGACAACCCGGTcaaattttaatttatttttccTTTCTCCTTCTAACCATAAATTGACTTGGGAAATCTCTTTCATGGTGCTAATCATCTTCCTAATACTTGAGTTGTTCAACCCTCGACACAGGCTAATGAGTGGTGAACTTTGGATTGAAAGAAACAATGGAAGGTTGGATAGCATTGCTAATTGAAAGATTCTCAGACAAATTTTGTTGGAAAGCAATGTCTCAAAACGCTTGAATATGAGACTTTATTGTAACTTCAACATGTTTGAATAATTCACTCCCAAATGAAGCAGGCACGGAATGAAGAAAGTAAACCGTTTATTATTAGGGAGTGAATAGAATAAACAGTTTATTGCTGACAGAGCATCTTCTTTGTTTAGTTAAGTTTATATTCATcaaaattattataattataatacTAAATATTTGATTAGTGAGTTATTGAGTTTTTTTGGGTGAGTCCAGTTTTACTCAAAATCTATTTTTTTACCCATCCATTTATCCAATCcaatcaatttttttaaaaattttttAAAGTGAATTTAACCAAATTTTGTGAATCGATCCGACATATGTACATGGCTATCAATAACGTTTTACATTCATTCATTATACATAAATGATGTTGATAGGAAATAAACGTACATTAATAATTTATTTAGCTCAACCCCCTAGATAGCTATCTCACCCAATATTTGTATATCAAGTTTTATTGTTTGattaaaatgtatttttatttatattttaaaacaatgagATTTTATGCCTAAGtccaaaataaataaaatattatagTTTATAGAACAATTACAAATACAAGATATTATATTTATCTCTCTTTAAGGAGGCTATGGAAATTCAAACATACAATTTGAAGATCCAAAACTTCTTTTTTCTATCAATAGATCAAATTCTTAAAATTTAAACAAACATTAACATTAAAGTATATCAAAGAATTTGTTAAacaaataataattaataataaaatcataaaatattGAACCGTATGTTCCACATGTAGATGTCTAGTAATAAgtattattattaataataatagttttttatttaaaaaaaatacaaattgATCAGTAAAGAAAAAATAAATGACTCGTGGAGTGGAGATGTTGGTATTTTTCTTGATAGTGCATGCGATTGGGTAGTCTTCTCTTTAACTGCTTTACTTTCAATTCTTCTCTTTAACTACTTTACTTTCAATTCGCATGCTAAACAACTCTGCATATAAATGAATATAATTTTACTCTCTTTGCCATTAATAGCCAGCTTTTTGCTCTATATACTATAGCTGATGTTCATATAATTCAACTCCATCACTATCAATTTCATTATCTCTTACTTTCTAAAACCATAATGATGTGGCCAAATCAAACCATTCACTATTCAAACTTTAACATATTGGTCATTTTGATTTCTTATTACTTAATTATTTTTCTTTATCTTGTAAATATTGTAAGTATTATTTCGGGCCACGGGCCCTTTAATTATAGATTTGAAAAGAATGTGTTTATAATTATTTTctaataaattttttgaaaattttttcaaaaataatagaagatattttagattttttttttaaaattaaaagaGTATTGATGTctaataatttaaatatttattgtTAAGTATTTTAGCATAATTAAAATTATATCATTTATAAAAGGgtaaatttaaaaaatatttttttgtataAAAGTTAAAATATTTGATGTTCATAAAAGTCATAACAAAATGTAGAGCCGTCAATTTAGGGGGTCGGGGCATAACTTTTAAGGCCCCCAAAATATAGGGGCCCAAAATTCTAAAAATAAATGAGCCCCAAAATATATAGGCCCCCTAAACTAAAGGTCCATAAAATTCAAGTAAAGCCTTAAGGCCCCATCattttttaaagttgattttttaaagaaaaaaaattgatttttttttaaagaaaaaattattttattattttattttcataaaaatcattttttttcaaaaaatatcaacttttttattttagaaaaaattcgattttgtttcaaataaaattaaacttttctatttaaaaaaatcgatttaattttttggaaaaaatcgatttttttttattttaaaaaaaattttgactttttttttctatttccGAAAAAAGtcagtttttttttattttcgaaaaaattcggattttttttcaaaaacaaatcacatttttttttcaaaaaaatcgactttttttatatatataaaaaattgaaattctttttcaaaaaaaatcaaacTTTTTACTTTCAGGAAAAATCGACTTATTTCTCGAAAAAAATCGATTGTTTATTTCaaattaatcaattttttttacgaaaaaaaaatatatataatgGCAAGAAGCTTGAAATTTATGTAagcaaaatcaaattaaaatagAATAAGTAATTTATTTGACATTTGCTATCTCTTCCAAATAATAGACACTAAAGATCTTATCAATTTTGCATTTAATGATGATGAGACTCAGGTCTTACTTCTTATATGTGTTCATATGTACTGTATTATGTAAGAGAAATCGGTTGCTCTGTAACAAATACAATGTGAAGATACATATAATTCTGGTTTATAACTTTTCATAGAAATATCTTAGTCCAATTGATGAAATAATATATGTAAGTGTTGGTGTAGTTTTCTCTTTTTCTTATAGtttttgaaatttgtatcattAAGTGTTGGAACTGAATTCAAATTAATAGATATAAAAGCAATTATAATTGAAAATAGAATAAAATTAAACACTTCAAATATATTCATATAAAAGAACAACATAATCATCAATTTATTTAAATAATGACAAAATTCATCTCAAGATACATAGTGTATCATTAATATAGAGTTTTTTGATCAAATATTGATTGTGATTCGGATCAATTGACATTCGCATGAATAAATAAATacaacataaataataataatacatTACTTAACATTTTTCATATAATCTTCCTAAAAGAGATcacttttattttttattttaatcggctcatttaaaatattaaactattatataaaatataaatGATAATCAAAATTTAAACATAAATATAAAAATCCATATCATATTCTAATCTATATATGTGTTATGCGAAGCAAAATAAATATTGCAATTTCAAATCATACAAAAGATAAATTAAAAAAAGCTTTTAAAATTGATATTAAATCACGTATATTATTAATTCAGAGATCATTGTTATTCAGCTATCTATGTTGTTAGTTATGCAGTTTTGATTCTCAATAGAATTTTTTCAAATTAATAATTTATATTGTGAATAAAAAATATAGACACTGTTTTATATGGATTGTTCACTATCAGTATGTAATTAAAGTTCTATTGTAATCAAGAAAAAATAGTCAGCTTCGGATACATATATAACAGTACGATAATGGCTAATTTTACACTGTAATCAAAATTGTAAtattttgattattattattgaaaGCACAACATCAAAAACAAATTGAAAGATCATAAAGGATCTTAATCGAAATTCTAATATAAAAAAAACATCTCAAATTCAAATTTAATGTGGTATGTATGGGTGGTTTCAATATCACTTGTGAGATCTCTTCATTAATCTTATAATTTCTAttgatataaaaattaaaacaAAACTCTAAACTAATTTATATGAGTTGATAATCCATCTACTCATATCCTTTAAACTCATACCAGAATTCTGTTAGATCTTATATCCGGGGTCTGCTGCAAAACATGACCAAGAATAAGATGAAACTGATAtaataaaagttgtataaaataaATTCCAAAGTGTGTGTTTACATTAAGCTTTATATTCGTTTCGCCTCCATTAATTTAAACAAATTGGATGCAAATGGGTAAACTGGTGAGTCCCTTTCAGGATACTTTGGAAACTTAACATGAATCGCATATTTACATTAAATATATCCATCAACGATATTTTATAGAATAAAGTTCCCTAGTTTATTATCGTGCactagaaaaataaaagaatgacTTAGATATATTTTTTTGGCTCATGAGACATATTATTTTTGTGTCCATGTAGAGTCTAACAAGTGTCTACAATTATAGAAAAACGTGTACCAATTGGTGAGGAGAAACAATGTTTTTAAAATAATTACAACATAATGATTTATGAATTGTTATATTTTAATAACGTTCAACTTAATCACGAAGCATTGTGATGGTTTGGTTGTTCGCGCGTTGGTCCACTATATGTAATGTCTTGTGTTTGATTCCCAATCAACATCCACTCTATTTTTCATTAATTATTTATCAATATATGtattgttggtgcacaaggtgataaagatgaacaatgAACAATAAAGAGAAGAAAgaataataacaaacttccaTTACTCTTGAAATGGTTGCACAAAAATTGCACACACACACTACAAAAAGGAATAAATGTACAATTTGTTCACATcactcacttgcttaaatacaagtgAGACTTTAGaagaaatactaaaataccctctaacaaactttgtCTACAAGTTTCTCAAAATATGAATTAATTCTAACACtatcccttaattcatattcaactTAACCAAAATTAACAACACTAATTCCATCCCTCAAGCGGAGAAATTTTGATCATTCTTGATCACCTTTGTTAAAACATCTGTCAGTTGCTTCTGGGTGCTACAGTGCAAAACTTCTAGCCCTCCATTCTGAACCTGATTTCTCATAAAGTGATACTTAATCTCAATATACTTGCTTCTCTCATGCAAGATTGGGttcttggcaagattgattgcagacttgttatcaatcatcagcttcagaggctTGCTTACCTTGTTCTTCAGATCCTGTGGTAAATTCAGAAGCCATACAGCTTGACATGCATTCACAACACCTGCAATATATTATGCTTCACAGATTGACAAAGCAACCACTAGTTACTTCTTGGAACACCAATAAATATGACTTCCTAGAAACTTAAACAAATATGCATAAGTATTTCTtttgtcaactctgtctccacaccaatcagaatctgaataactccGAAGTTCTGAGCTAGTTTTAAACTagaagggaacaaaactccatacttcagagttccctttaTATACCTCAGAATTCTGACAACAGCTTGGTAATGAGATCACTTCGGTTTACTCATAAACCTACTAACTATTCCAACTACATAACAAATATCAAGTctggtattacacaaatacctcagagaccCTACCAACTGCTTGAACATTGTcacatctacatcatcaccatcagaatcagaatctaatttctgatttgtatcagcaGATGTGACAAAAACTTTACAATTCAGCAGCTCAAAcctcttcagaagctcaagttcgTATTTTAGATGATGTAATATTATGCCTTTCTCAGAGTACATAatctccatccctagaaaatagaccatatttcctagatcactcatctcaaactcattcatcagctttttcttgaacttagctatctcatgTTCATAACATCttgttagcaatatgtcatcaacatacagacacaccagaatcatattgccttcagaagtatgctgaacatagacaccatactccatctcacatttctgaaatccctgcttcttgaaaaatgaatcaattttcagattccaagctctatgggcttgcttcagtccatacaaggctttGTGTAATTTGTACACCATCCTTTCTTGATTCTTTTTCTCAAACCCAGGAGGTTGTTACACATAAACCTCTTCTTATAATGGACCGTTCAAAAATGCAGATTTCACGTTTgaatgcatcagaggccaattctTGTTAGCAACTATCGCAATCACCAACCTGgttgtttcatgtcttgctacaagcacaaacacttcaaagtaatctaaCCCAGGTTTCTGCAGAAAACCTCTTACaactaaccttgctttgtgtttgccAATTGATCCATCTGGCTTTAGCTTCACCTTATAAACCCATCTCACGTTGATGactttcttgttctttggaagttCTGTGAGCTTCCACGTTTTGTTTCTCTCTATGGCATAAAGTTCTTCTTTCACGGCCTTCAGCCAGACTTTCTGCTTGAGAGCTTCTTCCGTACTCACAGGctcagagtctactaacatggcacactgaataatTTCCCCTACAAAATCTACTTCAGTATTTTGCAGCATGTCAAACTCTACAAACCTTCTCGaaatgtttctgattctttgtggcctctAAACTTGTTCAAAACCTTCTGATTCTGGAACAATATCAGATGCCAGAACTCTAGAAGTACCGACTTCAGAATCTAGAATATTCCCAAAATATGGACTACCACAAGAAtctgaatcaccatcagaatctgGATCAAAATCAGATTCTTCCTCAGAATCAATCTCGCCTTCTGATTCTGACTCACTCTCATAATCATTTTCAGGCTCTGACACCGTCAGAATCAGAATCAATATCTTTAGAAGTTAACTCTACACCGGAGTTGGATTAAGACTTGCTCCAATCCCATACTTCTGACTCTTTCACAATAACATCTCTACTGACTTCAACCTTATTAGTGAATGGATAATAAAGCTTATAAGCACTTGTACTGTGATACCTCATCAGTAATATCACCTTGCTTCTATCATCCATCTTCTTTCTAATAGCATCTGGAACGTGTTTATAACAGACATAACTAAATACTTTGAAATGACTCAGCCCTTGCTTAATTCTGATAACGTGAAACTATACCGTTTATTTGACTCGATTCACATGCATTTTAGTATAATTTTGTGTATGTTTTATTGTATTATGCTGGTGTTGTTCCCCTGTTTCATGTACTTGTCGATGCAGAACTCAAGTGTGAGAAAGAAATAAACAAAAGAGAAGAAATgaagaaaaaggaaagaaaagaagaaaaaggcTGAAAATGCAGGTTCTAGGCCTGTGGCGTTCTCCATGGGCTTGTGGCGTTCCCCACGTCCCCTTGCCACGTTACTTCAAAGTTTTAGTACCATGACATTCGCCATGGCCCTGTGGTGTTTGCCACAAGCACGCAGTGCAGTTTTTCAGGAACAACACAAAACATGGTCAAGAGCTCCCCTATTTTTCCTCAACCACTTCCACACGAATTCTAAAGAGTTATTCTTTTTACATGCTGCATTCGCACTGACACGAGTCAATGTGACTCCTTTCATGATGGCACACATGCAGTTTATTTGCATAAGAGGGGCCATCCCTTTCTGTATCGGAGGTCTGGTTACCTCCATAACCCATGCATTAGGCTTAGGTAATGAACTTGGAACTCTACAACCCCTACCAACGCCCTCCATGGATATTGATTCCTGTCGAGCCCAACATTAAATTAAGGCTAGGAGGGACGACAAATACTCTGTCATGGTTGGTAAGCAAGATATTAGGAGTATCATTTTACCCTACCACACACGTATAAATATGCGCAACAAGAACAATTAGCTCTATGATTTGACCACCCCTGAACCCGGTCATCCTGCCCCTAATGACATACTTGTGCAGGATAACCAAGGTGGTTAGACTGATGATGAATTTGATAAGATGGAGCAAGATACTCCAACTTTATCTGACCCTACTACATAAGCACACACCGCACCTGGCCCTTCTAACACTTATGCAGGCACATCTCCCCGACACCACTTCCGAGAGGAGTATGATTATGTTGGCATTAGGACCGCACTTGACGATATCCTCTGTGAGTTACGACATCGTAACGATGTAGACGTCGAACGCGACCGACTGTTGAGAAATATACAGAGACAACAGGTCAACatgattgtaagaccccaattttaaccctaagatccctcatgctatctcatcatatgcatgggcattaggatcataccttggcatcctccttatccctcacccattgggtttgtcttgtgagagatcaccaaacactatgtgtttgtatcatacttgttattttattatctttactaactaaaataccaaaagtatgtctttgcatttgtctaactcttttgtaggtagggcacatgatcacctttgatttatcaagttcacatctagggtttaagacccttattTCTAAGAGCTCAACCATGAAATGATCCAAAATGGCTCtaggaatcatatatgagtccctatgatcTTTACATGGTATTATGATCAAGAAtccttcaagagtttggaattggtttgccttggaaaccctaaggcatctgggtatcttgtgtaacttctttaccaagcttcttcaacaattgatcaaatattttagGGGGGTATTTCAAATctcatcatcttatgcatatatgatctcccatgagtcccaaaagtcaatagaattgcaagttagcaagttggttgatggtggttgaccaaaggaaTTCATCTGATTAAAACTAGGGTgccctagaccctatctcttacaacttttatcatatgaaaattatttcaagagaaacgttactctgaatgacattccaaacaactttcatgttgaggtctagatctagttttgcaTGTAAAGTCATTctttatggtgaaagattataggtcattttgtctaaaccctaatttggaggtcaac includes:
- the LOC127073798 gene encoding uncharacterized protein LOC127073798 — its product is MALSATFITPSPSSSNLYAKIRKPFLSHSVYLLKPLKIRASATLNYSNVDKSSPLKTSKWQWKFKDNLVNIYYEEHVKESEEPSQNILMMPTISDVSTVEEWRLVAQDIAQRNGSVNYRATIVDWPGLGYSDRPKIDYNADVLEKFLVDFVNSPDGPVKQSDNDLVIFGGGHAASIVIRAAKKGLVKPKAIAAVAPTWSGPLPIVFGRDSSMETRYGFLRGTLKAPAVGWMMYNMLVSNENAIQSQYKSHVYANPDNVTPAIVESRYALTKRKGARYLPAAFLTGLLDPVTSREEFLQLFADLEGKIPVFVVSSKGSPKRSKAEMEALKGAKGVTKFVEVPGALLPQEEYPAEVAEELYQFLQQYFGSVA
- the LOC127136247 gene encoding uncharacterized mitochondrial protein AtMg00820-like, whose protein sequence is MLQNTEVDFVGEIIQCAMLVDSEPVSTEEALKQKVWLKAVKEELYAIERNKTWKLTELPKNKKVINVRWVYKVKLKPDGSIGKHKARLVVRGFLQKPGLDYFEVFVLVARHETTRLVIAIVANKNWPLMHSNVKSAFLNGPL